The Bdellovibrio bacteriovorus W nucleotide sequence CATTACCTCGGACTCTAACTTAGCATCTTTGATGTCCAATGGATGGTTGCAGTTGATGTTAGCCTCTGTGCACATTCTTGTTACCGTGGTCGTGGTTGTTAAAGGTGTTCAAGAGGGTATCGAGAGATGGATTGGATGGATCACGCCCTTATTTGTCGCTCTAGTCGGTATCTTGGTTGTGCGAGCGTTCTCATTGCCATCAACTTCTGAGGTTTTGCGTTTTCTTTTCTATCCTGACTTTTCAAAATTAACTCTCTCGTCGTTAAATCATGCTCTGGGGCACGTTTTCTTTACGCTCTCTGTAGGGTTTGGGACGATGGTGACCTTCGGTTCTTATATGCGTGACAGTGATCATGCGCCAACGGCGGGGTTTCGTGTTGCTCTTGTAGATACTGTGATTTCTTTAATTGCCGTGGTGATGATCTTTCCGGTGGCATTTCAAGCGACAAACACTCCACTGACAGACCCTGCTTTGATGTTTGAGGTCTTGCCGAAGTACTTAATTGAAATCCCTGGGGGCGTACTCTTTGGATTGGCTTTCTTTGTTTGTCTTTATATGGCGGCTTTAAACGCAAGTATCGGTCTTTTAGAAGTTATTGTTTCTAATTGGATGGATATGCAAAAGCGGATGGAGCGGGGGCCTGTAACTTGGTTTTCAGGCGTTGTGGCCTTGTTCCTTACAAGTTTGCCAGCTCTTTCAAGTACGGTGTTTAAGAACGTCCGTATATCTGGCAGATCTGTGATTGAGCTTATGGACTCTTTGTTGATTAATTGGTTTTTGCCATTGATTGCTCTAGGGGTTTTACTGGCCTTTAATCTGGGTGTTTCTGACCAAGAAAGAGAAAGTAGCTTTGTCGATAGAGATAAATTTGTGAGCTACTCTATGTACCCTCATTGGAGTTTTATCCTGAAGTGGGTTGCTCCGGCGGTGATTCTTTTGGGGTTGTTCTTGCAAGTTATTGGGGTGCTTTCTTAAAGAAGAATGGGCAACCAGTTTTAAAATAAAAAAAGGAAAGCTATTCAGGCTTTCCTTTTTTTTATGAATCTTCACTTTCTAAATGTATGTTTTAGAAGTTCAAACCGATGATGGCATGGAGTGAGTAAAAGTCTCCAGAGATGGGTTTAAGAAGTTTCTCGTTTCCTTCGATGAACATTTTCGATTCATCTTTAAATTCCACATAGTGATAAACTGCTTGAACTCCTAAGAAGGCTTTTTTGCGCATTAAAGGAATCTCTAAGCCCGCACCAAGATCGAAACCCATTGTTGAGTCACGAGCATAACCGTCAACGGCTCCAGCAGTACTTGTTAAAGTATAAGTTCTATAGAAGTTTCCAAATCCGCCTAAGATATAGGGATTTAGATCTGCAAGACCACGCGTAACATTTTGCGTATTCATGTAGTACTTCAAGTCGACGTTGATAGAGGTAATGGATACGTTTCCAGAATAAGTTTCGCCACCGCCACCAGATTTTTCAGTTTGGAAGCGTACTCCATGGTCACCTGTTTGAAACGATAAGCTCATCGCAAGGCGAAGATCGAAGAAGTAGGTTAAGAAAACGCCAAAGTCAGGACCGCTTTGGTAAACGTCGGCAAAGTTACCAGTGAAGCCGCGAATACCACCGCCCACGCCAGCCGTTAGGAAGCGGCCGTTACGGAAAAAGTTGATGTCAGCTTCTTCATCAGATTCTTCGTCGAATTCACTGTAGTCAGTGAACGGGTCATAGGCCTCATCTGGGTCCATCTGAGCCACGCGGTACTGTTCTTCGTGCGAAGGTAATTGAGCCATGGCTTTATCAGGCATAGTAATGGTGGCTAGCGCTGCTAAAAGCGACGGCAATAGAAATACTTTAAGAATCACTTTTGACTTCACAAGGTCCCCCACTGCTTCATTATCGAACTAAATAGGGCAAAAGTTCAAAAGAAAGTGTAAGGACCCATTGACGATGGACCAAGTGTGTCAGATTGAAGCACTAAAGAGGTTCTTTAAGTGCTTTCTCAATGGCGTTGCGAATAGTGCTAGAGCTAGGTTTAGTGATTGAGGTCCAGCGTTCGATGACTTCACCTTTGCGGTTGACTAGAAATTTCTCAAAATTCCAGCTCACATCTTTGAAAATCAGTCCAGGTTTGGCAGTGGTTAGGAATTCATAAACGGGTTGTTTAGAAGCTCCAGCAACGGCGCCTTTTTCAAAAAAAGGAAAGCTTGTGCCATATTCACTCTGGGCAAACTTCTGAATGTCAGAGCCCTCGGCCTTTTCTTGTTTAAAATCGTTGGATGGAAACGCCAAGACTGTAAAGCCCGATCCTTGGTAGTTTTTCTGAAGATCTTCAAGTTCCTTAAGTTGCGGAGTGAATCCACATTGAGAAGCTGTGTTGACGACAAGAACAACTTTACCTCTGTAGGTAGAGAAATTGATCTTTTTGCCTTCGAGGCTAGTTGCTGAAAGATCAAAAAAGGAAGAAGCTAGGGCTGACGAAGAGATTAGAAGAGCTCCTAGGAATGTGACTAGTTTCATAGCGGAAACCTCCATGTTTTAGGCCTTTTTATTTTAGATCCCCCGAAAGAGAATCTCAACTTTTCCTTCGAGAAATCTTCAATAGATGCAGCGCGCACCTTTGACTTTAAAGGGGCCTGATTTTCTAATGAAGATATCGCAAATACTGCAAGGCTCGGAGAAAAGTCCATGGATACTGGAAGTCCCCTCATTATTGTATCGGCATTTGGTCGCGGTCATTGGTTAGCGGCTGAGCTTGCTAAAGAGGGATTGCCAGTAACACTCTTAGATGTGACAGCTCAGCTTGGAGTTTGGCCTCCGGAAGACCAAGAAGGACCTTTTGGTTTTTTTCGTAATGATAAAATCAGCGAATCGCAGATCGAGCGCCTTTATTCGGATGATGCATTTGAAGAAAATGCCAACGGCTTCACTCTGTGGCTGAAAAATGGTCCGTTAGAGTGCAAAGGGCCGATGACTTCTTTTTCACTCGAAAAAAACGGACTTTCTGGTTTGGTGAAAGAAGCTTTAGCGGGTGACTTGCAAAGCACTAAGAAAGCTCAGCAATTAAACTTTAAGCAGAACTGGCTCTTGCAGTTTGCCCATCAATGGGCCTCTACGACCTTCATGCCTAATGCCCTCGGAGTAAAGGCTGCTGATCCACTGCCACTCTTTTCTTCTTTTTTCAATCGTCAGAGCACGCGCAATGGACTTGAAAAGTCATTGGCTTGGCTCAAAAACAAAGGCGTTCAGGTTATTAAGCCGCAGGCGATTCGTGATTGTTCTTTTAGCTCACACAGTATGATCTCAGGACTTGAGATGGCAGCAGAGACTCAAGGGATCTTTAAGTTAGAGAGGCTGATTTGGACTTTGAGTAGCGAAGAGACTTACTTTTTGAATGAAAAGTTAGGCAAGTATTTCTATCCATCAGGAATAGTTGAGTCTGAATGGAGCTGGGTTCGGTACCGAGTGCAGCTTCAGGCTTGCTCTGAAAGAGAGCAGCTCCCGAAGCACACATTGTTGATTGATGATGTAGAGTCGCCTTGGACCCATGAAAATATGCTCGTGGTTCAAAGAACGTCTTTGGCGGATCACTTTGATGTATGGATGAGAATTCCTACAGTACAAAGATTCAATAAAGAATACCTCAAAGAGCGTAGCGAGCGTATGCAGGAAAAACTTTTGCGTAAGATGGGTAAATCCCAACCAGAAGTAAACTCATTCCCTCAAGAGTATTATTACAACTATGCAGATTTGGGGCCTAGTCGTTATCCCGTATATAAAAACCCTCCTGCTGAGCGCGTGAAAAAGAGTACCTATAAAAACTTTCACCTCAGTGGCCCTGAAGTTTGGGGTCAGTATTCATGGGGAGAATATTTTGAAAATGATCAGAACACCCTAGCGAGTGTTTTGAAGTGGTGGAAAGATAAACTTCTTAAAGAGCAGAAAGAGCGAAAGGAAACTTTGTCATGATCGAAAGATATACGCGCCCAGAAATGGGAAAGCTTTGGGCCAGTGATCAGCGCTTTGCGAATATGATGGAAGTTGAAATTGCTGTAGCGCAAGTACAAGCAGAGTTAGGGATTATTCCAAAAGCTGCGGCCACTGCTATTGCTAAGAAGGCTAAGTTTTCTGTACCAAGAATTTTAGAAATTGAAGAAAAAACAAAACATGACGTGATCGCCTTTGTTTCAAATATGGCAGAAAACGTAGGTCCCCACGGGAAGTTTATCCATTTTGGACTGACTTCTTCAGATGTCTTAGATACCGCTTTTAGTTTGCAAGTCAGAGCGGCAGGGGACGTGCTGACGAAATCAATGCAGACCCTTGAGAAGTCTTTAAAAGCGCTTGTGAAAAAGCACGCAGGAACTCTGTGTGCAGGACGCACGCATGGAATGTTTGCAGAGCCGACAACCTTCGGTTTTAAGATGGCAGGGTTTCTAGCAGAGCTTCGCCGCAATCAAGCTCGCGTTCAAGAAGCTCTTGAAAACATGCGTATCTGTAAACTTAGCGGAGCTGTGGGAACATATTCGAGTCAATCCGAGAAAGTTGAGTCTTTAGTAGCAAAAAAATTGAAACTAAGAACGGAAACGATTGCTACCCAAGTTGTCCCTCGCGATCGTCATGCAGAAATGCTCAATGCTCTAGCAATGTTGGGGACAGGGCTAGAAAGACTTGCTGTCGAGTTAAGACATTTACAGCGCAGTGATGTAGCTGAAGTGGTTGAGGGATTCACTCCTGGACAAAAGGGGTCCTCAGCAATGCCTCATAAAAAAAATCCTATCAGTGCGGAGAATATTACCGGACTTGCGCGCTTGTTGCGCTCTTATGCGATTGCAGGTCTTGAGAATGTAGCGCTTTGGCATGAGCGCGATATCAGTCACTCTTCAGTGGAGAGAGTTGTATTCCCAGATGCTTTCATTGTGGCTGATTATGCGGTTGCAAGAATGGCAAGACTGTTAGATGGCCTCTATGTGAATGAAGAACAGATGATTATGAACATTCAAAGATCTCAAGGACAATTATTTAGTTCGCATGTGCTTTTAGCTCTCGTGAATAAGGGTTTAAAAAGAGAAGATGCCTACGCGTTGGTGCAAGAATTGAGTCATTCCTTAAAGCGTGATGAACAGCTTGAGGATTTGGTTTTAAAAGATCCTCGCACCGCAAAGTTATTAAGTCGCAAAGAAATTGTCGAAATATTCTCTGGAAAAAAACACAAAGCTTCGATCGAAAAGATTATTAAGAGAGTTTAAACGTGAATTGGAAATTTATTAAAGAAGGCGACATTATTGATGTGATTGCTCCTGGGTACGCTGTTGGTGCTGAGGAGATTGAAGGTGGACGTCGCTTTTTAGAAAATTGGAAACTTCAACCACGCATTCCGAAAAACATTATTAAACCGCACTTTTTACATGCCCATGATGACGAAGTTCGTTTTGAGTTTTTAAAGAAGGCTTTGCTTTCTGAAGATTCAAATACGATTTGGTGCTTGCGCGGTGGCTATGGCAGCAATCGCCTTTTGCCTTATTTGGCGAAGATGAAAAAGCCGAAAAAAGAAAAGTTAGTGATTGGTATTAGTGACATCACCTCGTTACATAATTTTTTTATTCAAGAGTGGGGTTGGAAAACTCTGCATGCCCCCCTGTTAGATCGCTTGGGAAGAGGGCAAGTGTCTAAGAAGCATGAAAAAGAATTGAAAGATCTTCTTTTTGGCAAGACTCAAGAAATTGAATTTAAGAAGCTCAAGCCATTGAATGAAAAAGCCAAAAGCTTGAAGTCCAAACGTTCGCGAATTGTCGGAGGTAATCTCACGGTTTTACAATCAAGTTTGGGAACTCCATGGCAGATTGATGCACGTAATGCTTTTCTTTTCGTCGAGGATATCGGTGAACGTGGTTATCGCATTGATCGGATGTTTGAGCAGTTTGAGCAAGCGGGGATCTTTAAAGGTTGTCATGGATTAATTCTTGGTGACTTTATTGGCGGCGAAGAACCAGCTACAAAAAAGAATAATTTTAAAAAAGTTTTTGCAAGATGGGCCGGGGATTTGAATATTCCAGTTTTCACTGGGTTTGAGGCAGGACATGCCATGATTCAAAGACCTGTGCCTATGAACACGCGTTGTGAATTGAGTGTCGTAAA carries:
- a CDS encoding hypothetical protein (COG0386 Glutathione peroxidase), with the translated sequence MKLVTFLGALLISSSALASSFFDLSATSLEGKKINFSTYRGKVVLVVNTASQCGFTPQLKELEDLQKNYQGSGFTVLAFPSNDFKQEKAEGSDIQKFAQSEYGTSFPFFEKGAVAGASKQPVYEFLTTAKPGLIFKDVSWNFEKFLVNRKGEVIERWTSITKPSSSTIRNAIEKALKEPL
- a CDS encoding hypothetical protein (COG0015 Adenylosuccinate lyase); its protein translation is MIERYTRPEMGKLWASDQRFANMMEVEIAVAQVQAELGIIPKAAATAIAKKAKFSVPRILEIEEKTKHDVIAFVSNMAENVGPHGKFIHFGLTSSDVLDTAFSLQVRAAGDVLTKSMQTLEKSLKALVKKHAGTLCAGRTHGMFAEPTTFGFKMAGFLAELRRNQARVQEALENMRICKLSGAVGTYSSQSEKVESLVAKKLKLRTETIATQVVPRDRHAEMLNALAMLGTGLERLAVELRHLQRSDVAEVVEGFTPGQKGSSAMPHKKNPISAENITGLARLLRSYAIAGLENVALWHERDISHSSVERVVFPDAFIVADYAVARMARLLDGLYVNEEQMIMNIQRSQGQLFSSHVLLALVNKGLKREDAYALVQELSHSLKRDEQLEDLVLKDPRTAKLLSRKEIVEIFSGKKHKASIEKIIKRV
- a CDS encoding sodium-dependent serine transporter (COG0733 Na+-dependent transporters of the SNF family), with the protein product MAQKRGAWRTRFGFYLLAVGSACGLGNLWRFPYVVGENGGGAFILIYVFMALAIGAPMLIAELMLGKNSRRSVIVATQQLSQKAGKGFRWSGRLSVILSTVVLSYYAVISGWVLHFITQFVLALFVGSESITSDSNLASLMSNGWLQLMLASVHILVTVVVVVKGVQEGIERWIGWITPLFVALVGILVVRAFSLPSTSEVLRFLFYPDFSKLTLSSLNHALGHVFFTLSVGFGTMVTFGSYMRDSDHAPTAGFRVALVDTVISLIAVVMIFPVAFQATNTPLTDPALMFEVLPKYLIEIPGGVLFGLAFFVCLYMAALNASIGLLEVIVSNWMDMQKRMERGPVTWFSGVVALFLTSLPALSSTVFKNVRISGRSVIELMDSLLINWFLPLIALGVLLAFNLGVSDQERESSFVDRDKFVSYSMYPHWSFILKWVAPAVILLGLFLQVIGVLS
- a CDS encoding microcin C7 self-immunity protein (COG1619 Uncharacterized proteins, homologs of microcin C7 resistance protein MccF) — encoded protein: MNWKFIKEGDIIDVIAPGYAVGAEEIEGGRRFLENWKLQPRIPKNIIKPHFLHAHDDEVRFEFLKKALLSEDSNTIWCLRGGYGSNRLLPYLAKMKKPKKEKLVIGISDITSLHNFFIQEWGWKTLHAPLLDRLGRGQVSKKHEKELKDLLFGKTQEIEFKKLKPLNEKAKSLKSKRSRIVGGNLTVLQSSLGTPWQIDARNAFLFVEDIGERGYRIDRMFEQFEQAGIFKGCHGLILGDFIGGEEPATKKNNFKKVFARWAGDLNIPVFTGFEAGHAMIQRPVPMNTRCELSVVNNKTQLLIQSGGIA